In Cryptomeria japonica chromosome 10, Sugi_1.0, whole genome shotgun sequence, a genomic segment contains:
- the LOC131859430 gene encoding MLO-like protein 6 has product MAGGSDADSRSLEQTPTWAVAIVCLGFVLISILLEQAIHFLSRWLKKRRKKSLGKALDKIKEELMLLGFISLLLTVGQTKISQVCISESLGDSLLPCPKEEASEVEETEKFSLPGHHRKLMFLASEIPLRRSLATDEIQSGHCANKGKVPLISQDGLHQLHIFIFVLAVSHVLSCIVIMTLGWIKMKKWKAWEEETKTLDYEFSTDPSRFRFTRETTFGRRHMTFWSTTPIFNWIVCFFRQFVRSVPKVDYLTLRHGFILAHFAPHSRFDFQRYIRRSLDDDFTSVVSISPPLWFFAILFMLLNRRGWFTFNWLSFIPLIILLIVGTKLQVIITRMALDIQDRNPVVQGAPVVKPNDQLFWFGRPKLILYLIHFTLFQSAFQLAFFFWAWYEYGLQSCFHDRAADIIVRITCGVAVQILCSYVTLPLYALVTQLGTNMKTTIFDERIATALKKWHQRAKKNLRQKRHDDLSSGPTTPYEGSSPVHLLRKYLSSGDLESAQKLEQVEYDIEADAPSPSQHSHHNANENSKEQIVEEKQDVQTLGFELSFDHFRNENLKNVISTSHRENDSRKEDR; this is encoded by the exons ATGGCAGGAGGCAGCGATGCAGATTCTAGATCTTTAGAACAAACGCCCACCTGGGCTGTGGCCATTGTTTGCCTGGGCTTTGTACTTATTTCTATATTACTTGAACAAGCTATACATTTCCTTTCAAGG TGGCTCAAGAAACGCCGAAAGAAATCCCTGGGGAAAGCATTAGATAAGATCAAAGAAG AATTGATGCTGTTGGGATTTATCTCGCTTCTGCTTACTGTTGGGCAGACAAAAATTTCTCAGGTTTGTATATCTGAGAGCTTAGGAGACTCTTTGCTTCCCTGTCCAAAGGAGGAGGCCTCAGAAGTTGAAGAGACTGAAAAGTTTTCATTACCTGGACACCATCGTAAGCTCATGTTCTTAGCTTCTGAAATACCATTAAGGCGTAGCTTGGCCACAGACGAAATTCAAAGTGGTCATTGTGCTAATAAG GGGAAGGTTCCTCTCATATCACAAGATGGACTCCATCAACTGCACATATTCATTTTTGTTTTGGCTGTTTCTCATGTCTTGTCTTGCATTGTAATCATGACGTTAGGATGGATAAAG ATGAAGAAATGGAAAGCATGGGAGGAAGAGACTAAAACATTGGATTATGAGTTTTCAACCG ATCCTTCGAGGTTTAGATTTACTCGTGAAACTACTTTTGGAAGGAGGCATATGACTTTTTGGTCTACAACACCAATTTTCAATTGGATT GTGTGCTTTTTCAGACAATTTGTTAGATCTGTGCCTAAAGTTGATTATTTAACATTGCGCCATGGATTCATACTG GCTCACTTTGCTCCCCATAGTAGATTTGATTTTCAAAGATATATAAGAAGATCATTGGATGATGACTTTACTAGTGTTGTATCCATCAG TCCACCTCTATGGTTTTTTGCGATCTTATTTATGCTACTCAACAGAAGAG GGTGGTTCACATTTAATTGGCTCTCCTTCATTCCATTGATT ATTCTTTTGATAGTGGGAACAAAGCTGCAAGTCATAATAACTAGAATGGCATTGGATATCCAAGATAGAAATCCTGTTGTGCAAGGAGCTCCAGTAGTGAAGCCCAATGATCAACTATTTTGGTTTGGTCGACCCAAGTTGATTCTATATCTTATTCATTTTACCCTATTTCAG AGCGCTTTCCAGTTGGCTTTCTTCTTTTGGGCATGG TATGAATATGGTCTGCAATCGTGCTTCCATGATCGGGCGGCAGATATTATAGTTAGAATAACCTGTGG GGTTGCAGTTCAAATACTTTGTAGCTATGTAACTCTCCCTCTCTACGCTCTTGTGACACAG CTAGGAACAAACATGAAAACAACCATATTTGATGAAAGAATAGCTACAGCTTTGAAGAAGTGGCACCAGAGAGCAAAGAAGAACCTTAGACAAAAAAGACATGATGATCTGTCAAGTGGACCAACTACTCCATATGAAGGATCTTCTCCAGTTCATCTTCTTCGCAAGTATCTAAGTTCAGGAGACTTAGAAAGTGCCCAAAAATTAGAGCAGGTTGAATATGATATTGAAGCGGATGCACCCTCCCCTTCTCAACATTCTCACCACAATGCTAATGAgaattcaaaggaacaaatagtggaAGAGAAACAAGATGTTCAAACACTTGGGTTTGAGTTGAGCTTTGATCATTTTcgaaatgaaaatttaaaaaacgTTATCTCTACTTCTCACAGGGAGAACGATTCAAGAAAGGAGGACCGTTAG